The following is a genomic window from Amycolatopsis acidiphila.
CGCGAACGCAGTCGCCGGTAGCCGTAGTCGCGGAACACGGAGATGACCCCGGCCCACACCTCGGGCACCTCGTCCCGGGACACCCAGGCGCCCAGCCGCTGCCCGATCATCGGGTTCGTCGAGAGGCCGCCGCCGACCCACACGTCGAAGCCCGGGCCGTGCTCGGGGTGCTCCACGCCGACGAACGCGACGTCGTGGATCTCGTGCGCGACGTCCTGCAGGCCCGACACCGCGGTCTTGAACTTGCGCGGCAGGTTGGCGTACTCGGGCTTGCCGAGGTAGCGGCGCTTGATCTCGTCGATCGCCGGGGTGCCGTCGATGACCTCGTCGTCGGCGATCCCGGCCAACGGCGAGCCGAGGATGACGCGGGGGCTGTCGCCGCAGGCGGTCATCGTGGTCAGCCCGGCGCCCTCCAGCTTCTCCCAGATCGTGGGCATGTCCTCGATCCGGATCCAGTGGTACTGGACGTTCTGCCGGTCGGTGATGTCCGCGGTGTCGCGGGCGTAGGTCTGCGAGATCTCGCCGATCACGGCCAGCTGCTCGGTGGTCAGATCGCCGCCGTCGATGCGCACCCGCAGCATGAAGTACTCGTCGTCGAGCTCCTCCGGCTCGAGGGTGGCGGTGCGCCCGCCGTCGATCCCGGGCTTGCGCTGGGTGTAGAGGCCGTACCAGCGGAAGCGCCCGCGCAGGTCACCCGGGTCGATCGAGTCGAACCCGCCGTGGGCGTAGACGTTCTCGATGCGCGCGCGGACGTTGAGCGGGTGGTCGTCCTTCTTCGAGCGCTCGTTGGGGTTGAGCGGCTCGCGATAGCCGAGCGCCCACTGGCCCTCGCCGCGCCGCTGCTTGACACGCGCCGTGCGGGTGGGGGAAGTTTCGCGCGTCGGCGAAGCCATGAGGATTCCTCCGGGTCATCGGAGGCGTCGGCGCACAGCGGTCCCCTGAGGTCGAGGCGGGGGAGAAGTCCGCGGCGCCCGACGCCCGCTGTCCATCGATCGTGGTGGTTGCGGCGTCAGTGAGACGTGCGGCACAGTGCGCTCGCGACGCGCCGGAGGTCGACGTGGCGACGAGCCACGAGGAGCACACCGGCAGGAGTCACGTCACCAGCGTGCCACGGGCCCAGATGGTGGTCCAGCCACGTCCGCATCCTGGGACCAGCATCACGCCTCTTGACATGAGGGACACTGGAGGGGTGTTCGGCGTCTATGTCCATGTGCCCTTCTGCGCCACAAGGTGCGGCTACTGCGATTTCAACACCTACACGGCCGGGGAGCTCGGCTCGGCCGCGTCGCCCGCCTCGTGGCTGGAGGGGCTGAAGCGCGAGCTCGACCTCGGGGTCCGGCAGCTCGGCCCGCGCCCGGCCGAGACCGTGTTCGTCGGCGGCGGGACGCCGTCGATGCTCGGGGCCGATGGGCTGGCCGCCGTGCTGGACGCCGTCCGGGGCAGCTTCGGGCTCGCGCCGGACGCCGAGGTGACCACCGAGTCGAACCCGGAGTCGACCTCGCCCGAGTTCTTCGCCGGGATCCGCGCGGCGGGCTACAACCGGGTGTCGCTGGGCATGCAGTCCGCCGCGCGGCACGTGCTGAAGGTCCTCGACCGCGTGCACACGCCGGGCCGGCCGGTCGAGGCGGCGAAGGAGGCGCGCGCGGCGGGCTTCGAGCACGTGAACCTCGACGTCATCTACGGCACGCCCGGCGAGCGCGTCGAGGACCTGCAGGCCTCGCTGGACGCGGTGCTCACCGCCGGGGTCGACCACCTCTCGGCGTACTCGCTGATCGTCGAGGACGGCACGGCGCTCGCCCGGCGGGTGCGGCGCGGCGAGCTGCCCATGCCCGACGAGGACGTGCTCGCCGAGTACTACGAGCTGATCGACGCGAAGCTGTCCGCGGCCGGGCTGACCTGGTACGAGGTGTCGAACTGGGCGGCGTCGGAGGACGCGCGGTGCCGGCACAACCTGGGCTACTGGCGTGGCGGGGACTGGTGGGGCGCCGGGCCAGGGGCGCACAGCCACGCCGGCGGCGTGCGGTGGTGGAACGTCAAGCACCCGGCGAAGTACGCGTCACTGCTCGCGGAGGGCAAGTCGCCCGAGGCCGGGCGCGAGGTGCTGACCGAGGACGACCGGCATCTGGAACGGGTCATGCTCGAGCTGCGCCTGGCCGAGGGCCTGCCCCTGGACGCACTCGACGGCGACGGCCTGCGTGAGTCGTCGGCGGCGGCGGCGGAGGGGCTGCTGGACGCCGGGTGGCTACGTGAGGGGCGCGCGGTGCTGACCGACCGCGGCCGCCTGCTCGCGGACGCCGTGGTGCGCCGGCTGGCCGCCTGAGAAAATTTCTCCCGCGAACTGTAACCGCCTGGTGGGGTCGCGGCATCTCCAGGGTGTGCACTTCGAGGACTTCCCCCGGGAACAGCTACCCGGGCTGGTGCGGTTCGCGGCCGTCCTGACCGGGGACCGCGACCTCGCGCAGGACCTGGTGCAGGACGCGCACCGACCGTCCGGACCTGTACCTGCGCAAGATGGTCGTGAACGGCTACCTGTCGTGGCGGCGGCGCTGGTACCAGCGCACGGTCCAGTCTGCCCCGGACATCACCCGTCTCCGTGAGCCGCGCGTACCCGGCCCGTCGGCGCGCATCGCCGACCACGCCCAGCTCGCCGGGCTGCTGGCCGGGCTGAGCCGCGGCCAGCAGGCCGCGATCGTGCTGCGGTTCTACGAGGACCGCGACGACGACGAGATCGCCGAAGTGCTCGGCTGCGCGGTCGGGACCGTGCGCAGTCACATCTCGCGGGGCCTGTCGCCCCTGCACATCCGGCGGCGCTGGCCGGTGCCGTCACGGCGGTCGTCGTGACGACGGTCGGCCTCGGCCTGGGCGCCGCGGCGTTGCGTCAGCCGGACCGAGCACCGGACCTCCCGGTCGCCGCGTCGGTCGCGACCACGGTCGCCGCCCCGGAGCTGTCTTTCTCCCTCGCGGATTCGGGGTACCGGCTGACGTACTGGTCCGTCGGCGTGCACGAGACGAGCGCGCAGTACTCCGGCCCGGGGGGAGCGGTCGGTGTCACAGCGACCGACACGGACCCGGAGCTGGGGACCACCAGCGCGGCGACCTCGGCGACGCTGCACGGCGACCTGGTCGCCGTCCGGGAGCTCGGCGGCGGGAAGCGGCAGGTGTCCTGGCACGCCGCACCCGGGCACTGGCTGGTGGTCCAGTCGGCGCCGCTCGACCAGGACGGGCTGCTGCAGCTGGCCGGGGAGGTCCGGTAGACGCCGACCGCCGTGCAGGGCGCGATCCGGTCACTGCGGGCGCCGCAGGAGCTCACGCTGAACTCGTGGACCAGGACGTCCGACGACGAGAGCGTGGTGCTCTGCCGTGACGGCCGCGGGGTGGACGGCCAGTGCGTGACGGCCACGCTGCTCCCGGCCGGCAGCCCGCAGCGCGTCGACAGCGCGACGAGCCGGCCGACCGCGGCCGGGCCGCCCGACACGCCCGCGGTGGCACGGCGCATCGACGACCGCTTCCAGGTCGTGGTGGAGGCCCAGAGCGCCGACGAGAACGTGCTCGAGGCCATCGCGGCGTCCGCCGTCGTGAACTGAGGCTCAGCTCCAGATCGTCACGTACACCGGCGGGCGGAACCGCGACGGCGGCACACCGGCGCCCGGGGAGCGCATGACCTGCATCGCCGCCGGGGTGGTCAGGAAGTGCTGCAGCGCGGCCGCCGCGCTGGAGAGGCGGTCGCGCGGCAGGGTGGTCAGGTACCAGCACATCGTGGCCGGGGTGCCGGGCACCGGAACGACGGTCAGCTCGCCGCGGCGCAGCTGCGGCGCGACGAGATGCTCGATGGCGACCGACACCCCGTTGCCGCTCGCCGCGGCGGACCAGGCCGCCGTCTGGTTGGGGAACACGCTGATCTCCGGGTCCGCCACGCCGAGCCGGTT
Proteins encoded in this region:
- a CDS encoding nitrite/sulfite reductase, which codes for MASPTRETSPTRTARVKQRRGEGQWALGYREPLNPNERSKKDDHPLNVRARIENVYAHGGFDSIDPGDLRGRFRWYGLYTQRKPGIDGGRTATLEPEELDDEYFMLRVRIDGGDLTTEQLAVIGEISQTYARDTADITDRQNVQYHWIRIEDMPTIWEKLEGAGLTTMTACGDSPRVILGSPLAGIADDEVIDGTPAIDEIKRRYLGKPEYANLPRKFKTAVSGLQDVAHEIHDVAFVGVEHPEHGPGFDVWVGGGLSTNPMIGQRLGAWVSRDEVPEVWAGVISVFRDYGYRRLRSRARIKFLVKDWGAEKFRQVLEDEYLDRKLVDGPAPEVPQVQRDHVGVHRQKDGNFYVGAAPVAGRVSGSLLIATAKAAERAGSNRVRLTPLQKLVVLDVPEAEVAGLQTELAELGLPTEPSPWRRGVMACTGIEFCKLAIVETKARAREVVTALEERLADIQADLDNPVSVHINGCPNSCARIQTADIGLKGQIVTDDEGNQVEGFQVHLGGGLGLDAGFGRKLRGHKVTADELIGYVERIVRNYHAQRAEGERFAQWVARADEGDLR
- a CDS encoding putative leader peptide; this encodes MDIDAEHPSSVPHVKRRDAGPRMRTWLDHHLGPWHAGDVTPAGVLLVARRHVDLRRVASALCRTSH
- the hemW gene encoding radical SAM family heme chaperone HemW, producing the protein MRDTGGVFGVYVHVPFCATRCGYCDFNTYTAGELGSAASPASWLEGLKRELDLGVRQLGPRPAETVFVGGGTPSMLGADGLAAVLDAVRGSFGLAPDAEVTTESNPESTSPEFFAGIRAAGYNRVSLGMQSAARHVLKVLDRVHTPGRPVEAAKEARAAGFEHVNLDVIYGTPGERVEDLQASLDAVLTAGVDHLSAYSLIVEDGTALARRVRRGELPMPDEDVLAEYYELIDAKLSAAGLTWYEVSNWAASEDARCRHNLGYWRGGDWWGAGPGAHSHAGGVRWWNVKHPAKYASLLAEGKSPEAGREVLTEDDRHLERVMLELRLAEGLPLDALDGDGLRESSAAAAEGLLDAGWLREGRAVLTDRGRLLADAVVRRLAA
- a CDS encoding sigma factor-like helix-turn-helix DNA-binding protein — its product is MVVNGYLSWRRRWYQRTVQSAPDITRLREPRVPGPSARIADHAQLAGLLAGLSRGQQAAIVLRFYEDRDDDEIAEVLGCAVGTVRSHISRGLSPLHIRRRWPVPSRRSS